The Athene noctua chromosome 3, bAthNoc1.hap1.1, whole genome shotgun sequence genome includes a region encoding these proteins:
- the LOC141958437 gene encoding putative G-protein coupled receptor 19, translating into MVAHSMANSTAPVLLPTLLLLLLNKTYPETTTPPAAYEETGSPMAPSSGGNHTALQYHLRPGEIAAATMVWAVLWLVSISGNSLLCLVIHRSRKTQSTTNYFVVSMACADFLLSIASMPFLLLHLTYGSWILGNFICKLARYVQYLTPAVQIDMLLWISVNRFYTVIYPLSLKVSREKGKKMILASWLLGTAFAAPAFVFYGSGSDHHCPFFPPGSLQGAAYGITHLLLVFLIPASITILFYQRLIMYIWRVGIKEGTVRTTMNIVPRRKVKTTKMFLVLHMVFLLSWLPFYVLQLWHPQETDGSKSSLVFLAITWLSFSCSATKPVLYCIYNANIRRGVKELCCMSAMKYYRSNAYTITTSSRIGKKNHVGIADIPAPAKTVPNDSIYDAFYREEKKRKIAWAAESNPPPNFV; encoded by the coding sequence ATGGTTGCCCACAGCATGGCTAACAGCACCGCTCCTGTTCTTCTCCCCACCTTACTGCTCCTGCTGCTGAACAAGACCTACCCCGAAACCACCACCCCTCCTGCTGCCTACGAGGAGACAGGGTCCCCCATGGCGCCCAGCTCAGGCGGGAACCACACTGCCTTGCAGTATCACCTGAGACCGGGGGAAATTGCAGCAGCCACCATGGTTTGGGCAGTGCTGTGGCTGGTTTCCATCTCTGGAAATTCCCTCCTATGCTTAGTGATCCACCGCAGTAGGAAGACACAGTCCACCACCAACTACTTTGTGGTGTCCATGGCTTGTGCAGACTTTCTCCTCAGCATCGCCAGCATGCCCTTCCTGCTGCTCCACTTGACCTACGGCAGCTGGATCCTGGGGAACTTCATCTGTAAGCTGGCACGGTACGTGCAGTACCTCACCCCTGCGGTCCAGATCGACATGCTCCTCTGGATAAGCGTCAATCGCTTCTATACTGTCATCTATCCCCTGAGCCTCAAAGTCTCCAGGGAGAAAGGCAAGAAGATGATTCTGGCCTCTTGGCTCCTGGGCACGGCATTTGCAGCACCGGCTTTCGTCTTCTACGGCTCCGGCAGCGACCACCACtgcccctttttcccccctggtTCTTTGCAAGGAGCTGCCTACGGCATCACCCACCTTCTGCTGGTCTTTCTCATCCCAGCCAGCATCACCATCCTCTTCTACCAGCGGCTCATCATGTATATTTGGAGAGTAGGCATCAAGGAGGGGACTGTCAGGACGACAATGAATATTGTCCCCAGAAGAAAGGTGAAAACCACCAAGATGTTCTTGGTGCTCCACAtggtgtttcttctttcctggcTCCCTTTCTACGTCCTACAGCTGTGGCACCCACAGGAAACAGATGGCAGCAAGAGCTCCTTGGTCTTCCTGGCCATCACCTGGCTCTCTTTCAGCTGTTCAGCCACCAAGCCAGTCCTCTACTGCATCTATAACGCGAACATCAGGAGGGGGGTGAAGGAACTTTGTTGCATGTCCGCCATGAAGTACTATCGAAGCAATGCCTACACCATCACCACCAGTTCCAGAATAGGCAAAAAAAATCATGTTGGCATCGCGGACATCCCAGCTCCAGCCAAAACTGTCCCCAATGATTCCATCTATGATGCtttttacagagaagaaaagaagaggaagattGCCTGGGCTGCTGAGTCCAACCCTCCACCTAATTTTGTCTAG